A stretch of the Uranotaenia lowii strain MFRU-FL chromosome 3, ASM2978415v1, whole genome shotgun sequence genome encodes the following:
- the LOC129758528 gene encoding uncharacterized protein LOC129758528 translates to MSASNTPWYQTTYMKSFTGENPFAYCREISVTAPVVPEFRKRYHANMQTTGPFKHQVFVSHCIRGPLAPMECCPHTEYGDYVGNLGYLRLQKTHPELPDCVLNLKM, encoded by the exons ATGTCAGCCTCGAACACCCCATGGTACCAAACAACGTACATGAAGTCCTTCACCGGAGAAAATCCCTTCGCCTATTGTAGGGAAATCAGCGTAACG GCTCCAGTAGTCCCAGAATTCCGGAAACGGTACCACGCCAACATGCAAACTACGGGGCCGTTTAAGCATCAAGTCTTCGTAAGCCACTGCATTCGAGGGCCGCTGGCACCAATGGAATGCTGTCCCCATACTGAATACGGGGATTACGTTGGTAATCTGGGGTACCTGAGATTGCAAAAGACGCATCCTGAACTTCCGGATTGTGtgttaaatttgaagatgtaA